In Exiguobacterium sibiricum 7-3, a genomic segment contains:
- a CDS encoding SDR family oxidoreductase, whose product MSQSNNPLTQYFNDDFPKQYQEAPAVQAKMEPIPDCGEESYKGSGKLIGKKALITGGDSGIGRAAAIAYAREGADVFLNYLPEEQQDAEEVKALVEAAGQKAYLLAGDLSDETFCQQLVKEAHESLGGIDILALVAGKQQAVEDIMDLSTEQLRKTYEINVFSLFWVVKAALPLLKEGASIITTTSVQGYNPSANLLDYASTKFAINGFTRGLAKQVAPKGIRVNSVAPGPIWTPLQISGGQPSENIPEFGQETPLKRSGQPVELSSVYVFLASDDASYVTAQIYGVTGGIELA is encoded by the coding sequence ATGTCACAGTCTAACAATCCACTTACACAATATTTTAATGATGACTTCCCAAAACAATATCAGGAGGCACCGGCTGTCCAGGCAAAAATGGAGCCAATCCCGGATTGTGGCGAAGAAAGTTATAAAGGTTCCGGTAAACTGATCGGGAAAAAAGCCTTGATCACAGGGGGCGATTCTGGAATCGGTCGTGCCGCTGCCATTGCTTATGCACGTGAAGGTGCAGATGTGTTCCTCAACTATCTACCGGAAGAACAACAAGACGCTGAAGAAGTTAAAGCACTTGTTGAAGCTGCCGGCCAAAAAGCATACTTACTGGCGGGCGACCTCAGTGATGAAACGTTCTGTCAGCAACTCGTCAAAGAAGCACACGAATCACTTGGCGGAATCGATATTCTGGCACTCGTCGCCGGCAAACAGCAAGCCGTCGAGGACATCATGGACCTGTCGACGGAACAACTCCGCAAAACATATGAAATCAATGTTTTTTCTTTGTTTTGGGTCGTTAAAGCTGCCCTCCCGTTGTTAAAAGAAGGGGCTTCGATTATCACGACGACTTCGGTTCAAGGCTACAACCCAAGTGCGAACCTGCTCGATTACGCGTCAACGAAATTTGCCATCAACGGCTTTACACGTGGACTTGCGAAACAAGTCGCGCCAAAAGGCATCCGCGTCAACTCTGTTGCACCGGGTCCAATCTGGACGCCGTTGCAAATCTCAGGTGGTCAACCAAGCGAAAACATTCCAGAATTCGGTCAGGAAACACCGCTTAAACGGAGTGGTCAACCGGTCGAACTTTCGAGCGTCTATGTCTTCCTCGCTTCAGATGATGCTAGTTATGTCACGGCACAAATTTATGGTGTCACAGGCGG
- a CDS encoding FAD-dependent oxidoreductase: MKVAVIGCTHAGTAAVKELTSQHEQLDITVYERNDNVSFLSCGIALHVGGVVEHAESLFYSSPDELTELGAEMRLKHDVLEIDSTNQTILAKNLLTGETVHDTYDKLIMTTGSWPIIPMLPGIELNQIELCKNYHHAQTIIKKATDAQRITVVGAGYIGAELVEAFEAYGKDVTFIDSADRILNKYLDRSFTDIIENELTDRGIHLELNQTVQSFTGVDGNVTQVVTDKGTFETDLVILCVGFRPSTELLKGQIDMLPNGAIIVDDYMRTSNPNIFAAGDSCAVYYNPARTHAYIPLATNAVRMGTLVGKNLLAPTIRYQGTQGTSGLRLYDLNIASTGLTEDAAPFFGLEVTSTTVQDAYRPEFMPTAENVQLKLVYETTTHRVVGAQIISKVDLTQAMNTLSVAIQNEMTLEELAFVDFFFQPHYNKPWNLLNQAALQGMKELTSERV; this comes from the coding sequence ATGAAAGTAGCAGTCATCGGTTGTACACACGCAGGAACAGCAGCAGTTAAAGAATTGACTTCACAGCACGAGCAACTGGATATCACCGTTTACGAACGAAACGATAACGTCTCATTCCTTTCTTGCGGCATTGCGCTTCACGTCGGTGGCGTCGTCGAGCATGCGGAGTCGCTGTTTTATTCTTCACCGGATGAACTGACTGAACTCGGTGCCGAGATGCGCTTAAAACATGATGTCCTGGAAATCGACAGCACGAACCAAACGATTCTTGCAAAAAATCTCTTAACGGGTGAAACCGTTCATGATACGTACGATAAATTGATTATGACGACTGGTTCATGGCCGATCATCCCGATGCTTCCCGGGATTGAACTGAATCAAATTGAGCTCTGCAAAAACTATCACCACGCACAAACCATCATCAAAAAAGCAACGGATGCCCAGCGGATTACCGTTGTCGGTGCCGGTTACATCGGTGCTGAATTGGTTGAAGCATTCGAAGCATACGGCAAAGATGTCACGTTCATCGACAGTGCCGACCGGATTTTAAATAAATACTTGGATCGTTCATTCACGGATATCATTGAAAACGAATTGACAGACCGCGGGATTCACCTCGAGTTGAACCAGACCGTTCAAAGCTTTACCGGCGTGGACGGTAATGTCACACAAGTCGTCACGGATAAAGGAACGTTCGAAACGGATCTCGTCATTCTCTGTGTCGGTTTCCGACCAAGTACGGAATTGTTAAAAGGACAAATCGATATGTTGCCGAACGGAGCGATCATCGTCGACGACTATATGCGGACCAGTAATCCGAACATCTTTGCTGCCGGTGACAGCTGTGCCGTCTACTACAATCCTGCCCGGACACACGCTTATATTCCGCTCGCGACAAATGCCGTCCGTATGGGGACACTCGTCGGGAAAAATTTACTCGCTCCGACGATCCGCTACCAAGGCACACAAGGAACGTCCGGTCTCCGGTTGTATGACTTAAACATTGCTTCGACCGGTCTGACAGAAGATGCTGCTCCGTTCTTCGGTTTAGAAGTGACAAGTACGACGGTTCAAGATGCCTACCGTCCTGAGTTCATGCCGACAGCTGAAAATGTCCAACTGAAACTTGTGTATGAAACTACGACTCATCGTGTCGTGGGTGCACAAATCATCTCAAAAGTCGACCTCACCCAGGCGATGAATACATTGTCGGTCGCGATTCAAAATGAGATGACGCTTGAAGAACTCGCTTTCGTCGACTTCTTCTTCCAACCGCACTACAACAAACCATGGAACTTACTGAATCAAGCAGCTTTACAAGGGATGAAAGAACTGACATCGGAACGTGTCTGA
- a CDS encoding YitT family protein has protein sequence MKRIITILSGTLLMAFGYYTLNEQFGLAEGGFIGLSLLGRYFFDINPSISMIVLDIPFFIGALYFKGKRFVSEALVSAGALSLFYEMWYRLDLFHFPEQAWPATLIAAVASGIVTGYGLGLVLKSGAATGGDDLLSMGLSKLTGLSIGTILFGLDAIVLVISLVYLPLSLTLYTLLAVAIAGRVVSVMTREPVTAPAAAVAELK, from the coding sequence ATGAAACGAATCATAACCATCTTAAGCGGAACGCTACTTATGGCGTTCGGCTACTACACCTTGAATGAACAATTTGGATTAGCAGAAGGCGGATTTATCGGTCTGTCTTTACTCGGACGTTACTTTTTTGACATTAATCCATCGATTTCGATGATCGTACTCGACATTCCGTTTTTTATCGGAGCGTTATATTTTAAAGGAAAACGTTTTGTCAGTGAAGCACTCGTATCGGCAGGCGCATTGTCGCTGTTTTACGAAATGTGGTACCGACTGGATCTGTTTCATTTTCCGGAACAGGCATGGCCGGCAACACTGATTGCTGCTGTCGCCAGTGGAATCGTGACCGGCTATGGTCTTGGTCTCGTTCTGAAAAGTGGCGCGGCAACAGGAGGAGACGATTTGTTGTCGATGGGCCTCAGTAAGCTGACCGGCTTATCAATCGGGACGATTTTATTTGGTCTTGATGCCATCGTCCTTGTCATCTCACTCGTCTATCTGCCGTTGAGTTTAACGTTGTATACGTTGCTCGCAGTCGCGATTGCGGGACGTGTCGTCTCGGTCATGACACGCGAACCGGTTACTGCACCGGCTGCTGCGGTAGCTGAACTGAAATGA
- a CDS encoding GNAT family N-acetyltransferase, whose protein sequence is MIRQATANDADQIAPLIEQAIHEIAETLTGTQKKELILERLALFVTQAGNRLSHENILVKELDGHVVGIVIAYAGVDAAQLDEPIKRQLLEWTGQEVKIDQETEGNVFYLDTLSVDAAYGGKGIGSELLQAAADEGERRGLRAFTLNADQTNAGAQRLYRRLGFVPVKTIEISGGQFDYMERPYSI, encoded by the coding sequence ATGATTAGACAAGCAACTGCCAATGACGCGGATCAAATCGCACCGTTGATTGAACAGGCGATTCATGAAATTGCGGAGACACTGACGGGAACACAGAAGAAGGAATTGATTTTGGAACGGCTCGCGCTGTTTGTTACGCAAGCGGGAAACCGGCTCAGTCACGAGAACATTCTCGTCAAGGAGCTCGACGGGCATGTCGTCGGCATCGTCATCGCATACGCGGGAGTGGATGCAGCACAGTTGGATGAACCGATTAAACGTCAACTGCTCGAATGGACAGGACAAGAGGTGAAGATTGATCAAGAGACGGAAGGAAACGTCTTTTATCTGGATACATTGTCGGTGGATGCGGCATATGGTGGAAAAGGAATTGGGTCTGAGCTGTTGCAGGCAGCGGCGGACGAAGGGGAACGGCGTGGATTACGGGCGTTTACGTTAAATGCGGATCAGACGAATGCTGGTGCGCAACGCCTGTATCGGCGTCTTGGATTCGTCCCGGTCAAGACGATTGAAATCAGTGGCGGACAATTTGATTATATGGAACGACCGTATTCAATTTAA
- a CDS encoding phosphotransferase family protein: MNIIGTGNTATIQQETAAIVRKQFHAHVPHAAVQQEFLNHLSIQNHFPMTPRVYNQVDHSIRMEYLKGESLGDLMKRHPVQILRYMTTIVTLQRYLHTLSVDGLPRLQERYPAHTTLVAGHTLCHGDFHPYNLLLVKEDVYVIDWMDASIGNPLMDVARTFLLIRYGGRMSLRNPAERVSRFILSHLYRVCYFKRIRKVTGFKACLRLCAASRLKEQITPVESVLLQRFLK, translated from the coding sequence ATGAATATCATTGGAACCGGCAACACGGCAACGATTCAACAAGAAACTGCGGCGATTGTTCGAAAGCAGTTTCATGCACACGTTCCGCATGCAGCGGTCCAGCAGGAATTTTTAAATCATCTGTCTATCCAGAACCACTTTCCGATGACACCTCGTGTCTATAATCAAGTTGATCATTCCATTCGCATGGAGTACTTGAAAGGGGAATCGCTCGGTGATTTGATGAAACGTCATCCCGTTCAGATTCTCCGCTACATGACGACCATCGTCACTTTACAAAGGTATCTTCATACGTTATCCGTCGACGGGTTACCGCGTCTTCAAGAACGGTATCCTGCTCACACTACACTTGTAGCGGGACATACTTTATGTCATGGTGATTTTCACCCGTATAATCTGTTGCTTGTCAAAGAAGACGTCTATGTCATCGATTGGATGGATGCCTCCATCGGCAATCCACTGATGGACGTCGCCCGTACTTTTTTATTGATTCGCTACGGGGGGCGAATGTCTTTACGAAATCCGGCAGAACGCGTTTCCCGCTTCATCCTCAGTCATTTGTACCGTGTCTGTTACTTTAAGCGCATCAGAAAAGTCACCGGATTTAAGGCTTGTTTACGGTTGTGTGCAGCTTCCCGTTTGAAAGAGCAGATTACGCCTGTCGAATCCGTTCTGTTACAACGTTTTTTAAAGTGA